The following are from one region of the Alicyclobacillus fastidiosus genome:
- a CDS encoding MFS transporter, with amino-acid sequence MTDSSSASHQAEHDGHKLSLRQPKAVWAVAFACVIAFMGLGLVDPILTSIAKELHATPSQVELLFTSYMVVTGVMMLITGFVSSRIGAKWTLLIALFLIVVFSALAGLSGTVGQVVGFRAGWGLGNALFIATALSTIVGVSRGTTASAVVLYEAALGLGLSVGPLLGGALGGISWRGPFFGVAILMAIGFILVAAMLPKLPRPKQKIPISAPIRALKYGGLLTMGITAFFYNYGFFTLLGYSPFVLNMGAHGLGYVFFGWGISMAITSVFIAPKLQKRFNVRRTMSWMLFLFALDLLAMGLVIATHSPTINIFGWHLSAKAALVILVILAGAFLGINSTLITTLVMEVAPVERSTASAAYSFLRFIGGAIAPWLSGELAHWVSPSASFYVATICVAVAIYIAWMGKRLLDNPAAQQRPVVDPKPQYEAVTQPSHSSSRGNR; translated from the coding sequence GTGACAGATAGCTCATCGGCCTCTCATCAGGCTGAACATGACGGTCACAAGCTCAGTCTTCGCCAACCGAAGGCTGTATGGGCCGTTGCATTTGCCTGTGTGATTGCGTTTATGGGGCTTGGACTTGTCGATCCCATTTTGACCTCAATCGCGAAAGAGCTTCATGCAACGCCTAGCCAAGTAGAACTATTGTTTACCAGTTACATGGTCGTAACCGGCGTGATGATGCTTATCACCGGTTTTGTCTCGAGTCGTATCGGAGCAAAATGGACGCTACTTATCGCACTATTTTTGATTGTGGTGTTTTCCGCTTTAGCTGGATTATCCGGCACGGTAGGGCAAGTCGTCGGGTTTCGTGCAGGGTGGGGACTGGGAAATGCCCTGTTTATCGCGACCGCACTGTCGACGATCGTCGGCGTATCACGCGGAACTACTGCGAGCGCTGTAGTCCTTTATGAAGCAGCCCTCGGTCTAGGTTTGTCTGTTGGTCCGCTGTTAGGCGGTGCCCTCGGCGGCATTAGTTGGAGGGGACCTTTTTTTGGAGTGGCCATCCTCATGGCCATTGGATTTATCCTCGTCGCAGCAATGCTTCCCAAATTGCCCAGACCCAAGCAAAAGATTCCCATCAGTGCCCCGATTCGCGCCTTGAAATACGGCGGTCTGCTGACAATGGGCATTACGGCATTCTTTTACAATTATGGCTTCTTTACTTTGCTCGGTTATTCGCCATTTGTTCTGAACATGGGTGCGCACGGTTTGGGCTACGTATTTTTCGGATGGGGTATTTCCATGGCGATCACATCCGTTTTCATCGCTCCTAAATTACAGAAGCGCTTTAATGTGCGCCGTACGATGAGTTGGATGTTGTTCCTTTTTGCATTAGACCTGCTTGCAATGGGGCTTGTGATTGCAACACATTCGCCTACTATTAATATCTTTGGTTGGCACTTGTCCGCCAAAGCAGCACTTGTGATTCTGGTCATTCTTGCAGGGGCATTTCTTGGTATTAACAGTACCTTGATCACGACGTTGGTCATGGAAGTTGCGCCAGTTGAGCGTTCCACCGCATCTGCCGCCTACAGTTTTCTGCGCTTTATTGGAGGAGCCATCGCGCCGTGGTTGTCTGGTGAACTCGCCCATTGGGTTTCTCCAAGTGCTTCCTTTTATGTCGCGACCATCTGTGTCGCAGTTGCCATCTACATCGCATGGATGGGCAAACGGCTTTTGGATAACCCGGCGGCGCAACAACGCCCTGTTGTCGACCCAAAGCCGCAGTATGAAGCTGTCACACAACCAAGTCACAGCTCCAGTAGAGGGAACCGATGA